Proteins found in one Campylobacter lari genomic segment:
- a CDS encoding NAD(P)-binding domain-containing protein produces the protein MKIFDMVVIGAGPAGIAAGVEAKIKNKEVVVLEKADTICQTLVKFYKEGKRVDKAYKGCDSTNHGHINFEDGTRESTIETFKNAIKEHNLEVKLSSEVESVKKDGENFIVSTANENYICKNAIIAIGRMGKPNKPSYTLPITLTKIINFNANSTSQGEKILIVGGGNSAAEYAIDLAKNNDVTLCYRRETFSRLNDINLEDIQKAFEQGSVKAKLGIDITSIEDENGKAKVNFTNNTNEIYDRIIYAIGGSTPLDFLQKCSIEVDEKGVPSFDENKESNVKGLFVAGDIASKNGASIIVGLNDSFKICDHLYKC, from the coding sequence ATGAAAATTTTTGATATGGTAGTTATCGGCGCTGGCCCTGCAGGTATTGCAGCAGGAGTAGAAGCTAAAATAAAAAATAAAGAAGTAGTTGTTTTAGAAAAAGCTGATACGATTTGTCAAACCTTAGTAAAATTTTATAAAGAAGGTAAAAGAGTAGATAAAGCTTATAAAGGCTGCGATAGCACAAATCATGGTCATATAAATTTTGAAGATGGAACTAGAGAAAGCACGATAGAAACTTTCAAAAATGCTATTAAAGAGCATAATCTTGAAGTGAAGCTTTCTAGTGAAGTTGAAAGTGTTAAAAAAGATGGAGAAAATTTCATCGTTAGCACTGCAAACGAAAATTATATTTGCAAAAATGCAATTATTGCTATAGGTAGAATGGGCAAGCCAAACAAGCCTAGCTATACTTTACCTATAACTTTAACAAAAATCATTAATTTTAATGCAAATTCAACAAGCCAAGGTGAAAAAATCTTAATTGTAGGTGGTGGAAATTCAGCAGCAGAATACGCTATAGATTTAGCTAAAAATAATGATGTAACACTTTGCTATAGAAGAGAAACTTTCTCAAGATTAAACGATATCAATCTAGAAGATATTCAAAAAGCTTTTGAGCAAGGCAGTGTAAAAGCAAAACTTGGTATAGATATAACTAGCATTGAAGATGAAAATGGCAAAGCTAAAGTAAATTTCACTAACAATACAAATGAAATTTATGATCGTATTATTTATGCTATTGGCGGTTCAACTCCACTTGATTTCTTACAAAAATGCTCTATAGAAGTTGATGAAAAAGGTGTGCCAAGCTTTGATGAAAACAAAGAAAGTAATGTAAAAGGATTATTCGTAGCAGGTGATATAGCGAGTAAAAACGGAGCTTCTATTATAGTAGGTTTAAATGATTCGTTTAAAATCTGCGATCATCTTTATAAATGCTAA
- a CDS encoding tRNA1(Val) (adenine(37)-N6)-methyltransferase translates to MLKLFQYSKGYRYNNDSLLLFDFLSKNNLKGNILDIGCGCGILGLLTKQKFPNSNVYLLDIQEQNIKLSYKNAKENKLEIQGICEDFLNYRSDIKFDFLISNPPFYKKNTQKSQDLHLCISRYQEFMPLEKMFAKINTLIKPNGSFFMCYEASFLDEICAYLKQFKLKLVSLQCVHTNTQANARLVLMHIKKNSKSPCAIMPTLFMYENDVLNPKISEIYENTGTISYDV, encoded by the coding sequence ATGCTAAAACTCTTTCAATATTCAAAAGGCTATCGTTATAATAACGATAGCCTTTTGCTTTTTGACTTTTTATCTAAAAATAATTTAAAAGGAAATATCCTTGATATAGGATGTGGTTGTGGAATTTTAGGACTTTTAACAAAGCAAAAATTTCCAAATTCAAATGTTTATCTACTAGATATCCAAGAGCAAAATATCAAACTAAGTTATAAAAATGCTAAAGAAAATAAACTTGAAATTCAAGGCATTTGTGAAGACTTTTTAAACTATAGAAGTGATATAAAATTTGATTTTTTAATCTCTAATCCTCCATTTTATAAAAAAAATACACAAAAAAGTCAAGATTTGCATTTATGTATATCAAGATATCAAGAATTTATGCCACTTGAGAAGATGTTTGCTAAAATAAATACTTTAATCAAGCCAAATGGTAGTTTTTTTATGTGTTATGAGGCAAGTTTTTTAGATGAAATTTGCGCTTATTTAAAACAATTTAAACTAAAACTAGTTTCACTCCAATGTGTTCATACTAATACACAAGCTAACGCAAGACTTGTTTTAATGCATATTAAAAAAAATAGCAAAAGTCCTTGCGCTATAATGCCTACGCTTTTTATGTATGAAAATGATGTTTTAAATCCAAAAATTAGCGAAATTTATGAAAATACAGGAACTATAAGCTATGATGTGTGA
- a CDS encoding YkgJ family cysteine cluster protein: MMCEKGFDYSFDESACEKCGGKCCTGESGYIYASKEELEAIASFLNLSFEAFKEQYLIKVGFKYSFKEAKYENGYRCIFFDTMYKKCLIYKHRPKQCRTFPFWEYFKTHKEELKKECIGVCFH, translated from the coding sequence ATGATGTGTGAAAAAGGTTTTGATTATTCTTTTGATGAAAGTGCTTGTGAAAAATGCGGCGGGAAGTGTTGCACTGGAGAAAGCGGGTATATCTATGCTAGCAAAGAAGAGCTAGAGGCTATTGCTAGTTTTTTAAATTTAAGCTTTGAAGCCTTTAAAGAACAATACCTCATCAAGGTTGGATTTAAATATAGCTTTAAAGAAGCAAAGTATGAAAATGGCTATCGTTGTATTTTTTTTGATACAATGTATAAAAAATGTTTAATTTACAAACATAGACCAAAGCAATGTAGAACTTTTCCATTTTGGGAGTATTTTAAAACACACAAAGAGGAGTTAAAAAAAGAATGTATAGGGGTTTGCTTTCACTAA
- a CDS encoding tetratricopeptide repeat protein, with translation MYRGLLSLIIVFILTSLALAKGEDKILQALIYEEHGQFQKACDIYTNLFHENNESIYLQKALLLALSANLKQKDELLKASKDFLEYTTIARLNALYFFEIGDYKQAEAILYKLIKEEQDYRNYEILGDIFAKKALYTKALEQYNLAYKLFGHENLLLKIVEINIKNKNINQAKKALEEFVKNSHCTLKTCTLLLKIYQEQKDHKASIQTLEKLYKLNNDIKYIYAMIELLVQEKNYTQALNLTQKYNIDPDTKIFLYTQTKDYKKAYEIALKHYELSKDKKYLSMAGVLEFEIHMDPKSKKVTDPKILASIMKKFEQSVDVRSDALYQNYYGYALIEYDIDIAKGIELVGWALEQEPQNLYYLDSLAWGYYKLKDCKKAYEILQKTLHDKEFSSSDESKEHLKAIEKCLKQ, from the coding sequence ATGTATAGGGGTTTGCTTTCACTAATTATAGTTTTTATCCTAACAAGCCTTGCTTTAGCCAAAGGTGAAGATAAAATCCTACAAGCACTTATTTATGAAGAGCACGGACAATTTCAAAAAGCATGTGATATTTATACAAATTTATTTCATGAAAACAATGAAAGTATTTATTTACAAAAGGCTTTACTTTTAGCTTTAAGTGCTAATTTAAAACAAAAAGATGAGCTTTTAAAAGCTTCTAAAGACTTTTTAGAATACACAACTATTGCAAGATTAAATGCTTTATATTTTTTTGAAATAGGAGATTATAAGCAAGCTGAAGCTATACTTTATAAACTCATCAAAGAAGAACAAGATTATAGAAATTATGAAATATTAGGTGATATTTTTGCTAAAAAAGCCTTATATACTAAAGCTTTAGAACAATACAATCTTGCTTATAAGCTTTTTGGACATGAAAATTTATTACTTAAAATAGTTGAAATTAATATCAAAAATAAAAATATCAACCAAGCCAAAAAGGCCTTAGAAGAATTTGTAAAAAACTCACATTGTACCCTTAAAACATGCACCCTACTTTTAAAAATTTATCAAGAACAAAAAGATCATAAAGCAAGTATTCAAACCCTTGAAAAGCTATATAAACTCAACAATGATATTAAATATATATACGCTATGATAGAATTACTAGTGCAAGAAAAAAATTATACTCAGGCTTTAAATTTAACCCAAAAATACAACATAGACCCTGATACTAAAATTTTCTTATACACACAAACAAAAGATTATAAAAAAGCTTATGAAATAGCTTTAAAGCACTATGAACTTAGCAAAGATAAAAAATATCTTTCTATGGCAGGCGTTTTGGAATTTGAAATTCATATGGATCCTAAAAGTAAAAAAGTCACGGACCCAAAAATTCTAGCCTCTATCATGAAAAAATTTGAACAAAGCGTAGATGTGCGTAGCGATGCTTTATATCAAAACTACTATGGCTATGCCTTGATTGAATATGATATTGATATAGCCAAAGGTATAGAGCTAGTAGGCTGGGCGCTTGAACAAGAACCACAAAATCTTTATTATCTTGATTCTTTAGCTTGGGGTTATTATAAACTTAAAGATTGTAAAAAGGCTTATGAGATTTTGCAAAAAACACTTCACGATAAAGAATTTTCAAGCTCAGATGAAAGTAAAGAACATTTAAAGGCCATCGAAAAATGTTTAAAACAATAG
- a CDS encoding HIT family hydrolase, FHIT branch encodes MEYLYAPWRDVYFNNKDKNFCPFCHCKHELNEDEKLGVIFRAKECFGIMNKYPYSPGHFMIIPYEHLENIEDLSNNTWLEISHFVRIGVKILKENFHAKGVNIGMNLGSAAGAGIAPHCHYHLIPRWQGDTNFITTIGQTRVCGSDLEKVYTTLCKAFKDYV; translated from the coding sequence ATGGAGTATTTATACGCGCCTTGGAGGGATGTTTATTTTAACAATAAAGATAAAAATTTTTGCCCTTTTTGTCATTGTAAGCATGAACTTAATGAAGATGAAAAACTTGGAGTGATTTTTAGAGCTAAAGAATGTTTTGGCATTATGAATAAATATCCTTATAGTCCGGGTCATTTTATGATTATCCCTTATGAGCATTTAGAAAATATAGAAGATTTAAGTAATAATACATGGCTAGAAATCAGCCATTTTGTACGTATTGGAGTTAAAATTTTAAAAGAAAACTTTCACGCTAAGGGTGTTAATATAGGTATGAATTTAGGCAGCGCAGCAGGAGCTGGCATAGCACCACATTGTCATTATCATTTAATCCCAAGATGGCAAGGTGATACAAATTTTATCACTACCATAGGACAAACTAGAGTTTGTGGGAGTGATTTAGAAAAAGTTTATACCACCTTATGCAAAGCTTTTAAAGACTATGTATAA
- the mnmH gene encoding tRNA 2-selenouridine(34) synthase MnmH, translated as MYKEVDFENFLKFNFDLLIDARSPKEYNYAHIKSAQNYYALNDNEFKEIGTLYKKNKGLAKAKGASYICKNMSEHINKIYQNYKIGSLVGIYCARGGKRSKAIALILAELGYRVVRLEGGYKAYRSYVSEFFTKDLNIEFLCLCGNTASGKSDLIQTLDNALDLEKLANHQGSSFGKIYGEQPSQKAFEDELFYFLKDYTYKTCFIEAESRQIGNLTIPLNLYNSMQKAKKIWCECDMNLRIQRVLKNYTPMDKKVFYQCVEKISPYISKDFKMELCQNYEENNLELCVKMLFEYYDKVYKKPAKIDYFINSSNLNEAKKYLMSLNS; from the coding sequence ATGTATAAAGAAGTTGATTTTGAAAATTTTTTAAAATTTAATTTTGATCTTTTAATTGATGCAAGAAGCCCTAAAGAATACAACTATGCTCATATAAAATCTGCGCAAAATTACTACGCGCTCAATGATAATGAATTTAAAGAAATAGGCACACTTTATAAGAAAAACAAAGGCTTAGCTAAAGCAAAAGGTGCAAGTTATATTTGCAAAAATATGAGCGAGCATATTAATAAAATTTATCAAAATTATAAAATAGGCTCTTTGGTGGGAATTTATTGCGCAAGAGGTGGTAAAAGATCAAAAGCTATTGCTTTAATCTTAGCTGAACTTGGTTATAGAGTTGTAAGATTAGAAGGTGGGTACAAAGCTTATAGAAGCTATGTGAGTGAGTTTTTTACTAAAGATTTAAATATTGAGTTTTTATGTCTTTGTGGCAATACAGCAAGTGGTAAAAGTGATTTAATCCAAACTTTAGACAATGCTTTAGATTTAGAAAAACTAGCCAATCATCAAGGATCAAGTTTTGGTAAAATTTATGGAGAACAACCAAGCCAAAAAGCTTTTGAAGATGAGTTGTTTTATTTTTTAAAAGATTATACTTATAAAACTTGTTTTATAGAAGCCGAAAGCAGACAAATTGGCAATTTAACTATCCCGCTAAATTTATACAATAGCATGCAAAAAGCTAAGAAAATTTGGTGCGAGTGTGATATGAATTTACGCATTCAAAGAGTTTTGAAAAACTACACTCCAATGGATAAAAAAGTATTTTATCAATGTGTTGAAAAAATATCACCTTATATCAGCAAGGATTTCAAAATGGAACTTTGTCAAAATTATGAAGAAAACAATTTAGAACTTTGTGTAAAAATGCTTTTTGAATATTATGATAAAGTATATAAAAAACCTGCAAAAATTGATTATTTTATCAATAGTTCTAATTTAAATGAGGCTAAAAAATATCTTATGAGTTTAAACTCATAA
- a CDS encoding inorganic phosphate transporter — MSKDNAIAFFIFIMSVLCFFVWGYNYIPNNSMILFILASVFGIFMAFNVGGNDVANSFGTSVGAKTVTIKQALIIAAVFELSGAVFAGGEVTNTIRSGIVVLPDGINPMVFVCVMLSALLSSGIWLFVATKKGLPVSTTHSIIGGIVGSSIAMGFVFFDQDQALSMVNWNGIYKIAMSWVISPLLGGLVAYLIYAYIYKKILKPSEEITLVVKEIKKEKKAFKEEYFKNLKNKSQEEQIKELSAIVLDDDEKRSEYKLKIKELKEKEKNIDVFSRMKFHVPLIAGVGALTIASMFLFKGLNNVSTLDVMQNLWIVSIISIFAYIVTLAVVRLMKKTQVNKTIEKIFSWFQIFTASSFAFSHGANDIANALGPFAAILDVLKNNTINPSSPVPFAVMLMFGIALVIGLWFLGKEVIQTVGSKLAEIKPTTGFSAELGASIVILLATQLGIPVSSTHILIGAILGIGVFNKDAKWAMMKPIGLAWVITLPVAGILSSIIFIIFVNTIL, encoded by the coding sequence TTGAGTAAAGATAATGCTATTGCATTTTTTATTTTTATTATGAGTGTTTTATGTTTTTTTGTTTGGGGGTATAATTATATTCCTAATAATTCCATGATATTATTTATCCTTGCTAGTGTATTTGGTATTTTCATGGCCTTTAATGTCGGCGGTAATGATGTCGCAAATTCATTTGGTACTAGCGTGGGTGCTAAAACAGTTACTATAAAACAAGCTTTGATTATTGCAGCAGTATTTGAATTAAGCGGGGCTGTATTTGCAGGAGGAGAAGTAACAAATACTATAAGAAGCGGTATAGTAGTTTTACCTGATGGAATTAATCCTATGGTATTTGTATGTGTAATGCTCTCAGCTTTGCTAAGTTCAGGAATTTGGCTTTTTGTAGCGACTAAAAAAGGACTTCCAGTTTCTACTACTCATAGTATTATAGGAGGTATTGTAGGTTCAAGTATTGCTATGGGCTTTGTATTTTTTGATCAAGATCAAGCATTATCTATGGTAAATTGGAATGGTATTTATAAAATAGCTATGAGTTGGGTTATTTCGCCTTTGCTTGGCGGGCTTGTGGCGTATTTAATTTATGCTTATATTTATAAAAAAATCCTAAAGCCATCAGAAGAAATAACTCTTGTGGTAAAAGAAATTAAAAAAGAAAAAAAAGCATTTAAAGAAGAATATTTTAAAAATTTAAAAAACAAAAGCCAAGAAGAGCAAATCAAAGAACTTAGCGCTATTGTTTTAGATGATGATGAAAAAAGAAGTGAATATAAGTTAAAAATCAAAGAATTAAAAGAAAAAGAAAAAAATATAGATGTTTTCTCAAGAATGAAATTTCACGTTCCTTTAATAGCAGGTGTAGGTGCATTGACTATTGCTTCCATGTTTTTATTTAAAGGTTTAAATAATGTTTCTACTTTAGATGTAATGCAAAATTTATGGATAGTTTCGATTATTTCTATTTTTGCTTATATTGTTACTTTAGCGGTTGTGAGACTTATGAAAAAAACGCAGGTTAATAAGACCATAGAAAAGATTTTTTCATGGTTTCAAATTTTTACTGCTTCAAGTTTTGCTTTTTCGCATGGAGCTAATGATATAGCTAATGCTCTTGGGCCATTTGCTGCTATTTTAGATGTACTTAAAAACAACACCATTAATCCTAGCTCACCAGTGCCTTTTGCTGTAATGCTTATGTTTGGTATAGCTTTAGTTATTGGGCTTTGGTTTTTAGGTAAAGAAGTTATTCAAACTGTGGGTTCAAAACTTGCTGAAATTAAACCAACAACAGGTTTTAGCGCTGAACTTGGTGCAAGTATTGTTATACTTTTAGCTACCCAACTTGGAATTCCAGTTAGCTCAACTCATATTTTAATCGGTGCTATTTTAGGTATAGGAGTGTTCAATAAAGATGCTAAATGGGCTATGATGAAACCTATTGGTTTAGCATGGGTGATTACTTTGCCAGTTGCTGGAATTCTTTCAAGTATTATTTTTATTATCTTTGTAAATACAATCTTATGA
- the pdxA gene encoding 4-hydroxythreonine-4-phosphate dehydrogenase, protein MKKIAISIGDLNGIGMQILLACHDELVKICEPYYFIHYELFQKANKLLKINPKTKINLVEISNASKPQFSFKEEKENFLIYEFSYQASKIIDFDFELNPANLDAKSGAYSFLSFEGASYCTHLFLDALVTLPINKKTWQMGGVSYKGHTEALRDFFKQDAIMMLGCDELFVALYTEHMALRDVFKEIKAFELAQFLINFYQCTLFKKIGVLSFNPHASDNGVIGGEEEIEIKKAIRIANVFLKDCALNLQNLENEDFLSQKEKELSCKENIYLSEPLVADSAFTPFALSKCKYLVSMYHDVGLAPLKALYFEKSINVSLNLPIIRTSVDHGTAYDRAYKNEKINLQSYMQAVKSALQFLKIKEKTK, encoded by the coding sequence ATGAAAAAAATTGCTATAAGCATAGGGGATTTAAATGGCATAGGTATGCAAATTTTATTGGCTTGTCATGATGAGCTAGTAAAAATTTGCGAGCCTTATTATTTTATACATTATGAATTATTTCAAAAAGCAAATAAGCTTTTGAAAATAAATCCTAAAACTAAAATCAATTTAGTTGAAATTTCTAATGCTTCAAAACCACAATTTAGTTTCAAAGAAGAAAAAGAAAATTTTTTAATTTATGAGTTTTCATATCAAGCTAGTAAAATTATTGATTTTGATTTTGAGTTAAATCCTGCAAATTTAGACGCTAAAAGTGGAGCTTATTCTTTTTTAAGTTTTGAAGGAGCTAGTTATTGCACGCATTTGTTTTTAGATGCTTTAGTAACTTTACCGATTAATAAAAAAACTTGGCAAATGGGGGGAGTGAGCTATAAAGGTCATACTGAGGCACTAAGAGATTTTTTCAAACAAGATGCTATTATGATGTTAGGGTGTGATGAACTTTTTGTGGCTTTATATACTGAGCATATGGCTTTAAGAGATGTTTTTAAAGAGATTAAGGCTTTTGAGCTTGCGCAATTTTTAATTAATTTTTATCAATGTACTTTATTTAAGAAAATCGGAGTTTTGAGTTTTAACCCTCATGCAAGTGATAATGGCGTAATAGGTGGAGAAGAAGAGATAGAGATAAAAAAAGCCATAAGAATAGCAAATGTATTTTTAAAAGATTGTGCATTAAATTTGCAAAATTTAGAAAATGAAGATTTTTTAAGTCAAAAAGAAAAAGAACTTTCTTGTAAGGAAAATATTTATTTAAGTGAGCCTTTAGTGGCTGATAGTGCTTTCACTCCTTTTGCGTTAAGTAAATGCAAGTATTTAGTCAGTATGTACCATGATGTAGGCTTAGCACCTTTAAAGGCTTTGTATTTTGAAAAAAGTATTAATGTGAGTTTAAATTTACCTATAATTCGTACTAGCGTTGATCATGGAACAGCTTATGATAGGGCTTATAAAAATGAAAAAATTAATTTACAAAGTTATATGCAAGCAGTGAAATCTGCTTTGCAATTTTTAAAGATCAAAGAAAAAACTAAGTAA
- a CDS encoding pyridoxine 5'-phosphate synthase encodes MLLGVNIDHIAVLREARKVNDPDLLEAAILSANLADQITIHVREDRRHANEFDLDNILKYCKCVVNLECSIDMIEYALKYKPSRVTLVPEKRQELTTEGGLNLDNEKLQEAIKALKQEQIEVSLFIDPNLEDIKKSSSLNADFIELHTGLYANIYNALYTNINQTSYALPELILSKNELKKLLENELQRLRESASLAKSLNLRVAAGHGLNYKNVKNIVDILEIEELNIGQSIVARSVFVGLEKAILQMKALIKR; translated from the coding sequence ATGCTTTTAGGGGTTAATATTGATCATATAGCAGTTTTAAGAGAAGCTAGAAAAGTAAATGATCCTGATTTACTTGAAGCTGCTATTTTGAGTGCAAATTTAGCTGATCAAATTACTATTCATGTAAGAGAAGATCGTCGCCATGCTAATGAGTTTGATTTAGATAATATCTTAAAATATTGCAAATGTGTAGTGAATTTAGAATGTTCTATTGATATGATAGAATATGCTTTAAAATATAAGCCTTCACGCGTTACTTTAGTACCTGAAAAAAGACAAGAACTTACAACAGAAGGTGGTTTAAATTTAGATAATGAAAAACTACAAGAAGCTATTAAAGCTTTAAAGCAAGAGCAAATCGAAGTTTCTTTGTTTATTGATCCAAATTTAGAAGATATCAAAAAATCATCTTCTTTAAATGCTGATTTTATAGAGCTTCATACAGGTTTGTATGCCAATATTTATAATGCGCTATATACCAATATTAATCAAACTTCTTATGCATTGCCTGAATTAATTTTAAGTAAAAATGAACTCAAAAAGCTTTTAGAAAATGAACTCCAAAGATTAAGAGAAAGTGCAAGTTTGGCTAAGAGTTTAAATTTAAGAGTGGCGGCTGGACATGGACTTAATTATAAAAATGTAAAAAATATTGTAGATATTTTAGAAATAGAAGAGTTAAATATAGGCCAAAGTATAGTTGCAAGATCGGTTTTTGTAGGCTTAGAAAAAGCTATATTGCAAATGAAAGCTTTGATTAAAAGATGA
- a CDS encoding Ppx/GppA phosphatase family protein: MLGIDMGSNTLRAVLMDEKFNKLKSEEFIIGAAKNMQNDIISDEAIERIFNALKILKEKNYNLSQAKAVATAAFRKAKNTEFIFEKIQKEFKLNVKLIDAKTEAKLSILGMQERLKTLKLFRKDLNYCDLGGASCEISNDKFSKSYDFGIISFYERMHFKAIKPSAYVRFFKKYPQNLARIKDEKLKIHLSPYPAHLKQLALKAFDLSKDLKLKGNFFILNSGVPTTLCAYKQNIKYKDYLEESVNGKILKRKDFFDFALKIWNLEQEKAKIYLGENRKKYLIAGSMILFALFNKQKLIVIDDGVREGVCIAHFKNIKF, translated from the coding sequence GTGCTAGGTATTGATATGGGTTCAAATACATTAAGAGCTGTTTTAATGGATGAGAAATTTAATAAACTAAAAAGTGAAGAATTTATCATAGGGGCAGCTAAAAATATGCAAAATGATATCATTAGCGATGAAGCCATAGAAAGAATTTTTAATGCTTTAAAAATCTTAAAAGAAAAAAACTATAACTTAAGTCAAGCCAAAGCAGTTGCTACAGCTGCTTTTAGAAAAGCAAAAAATACTGAGTTTATTTTTGAAAAAATTCAAAAAGAATTTAAACTCAATGTAAAATTAATCGATGCAAAAACCGAAGCAAAACTAAGTATTTTAGGTATGCAAGAGCGTCTTAAAACTCTTAAACTTTTTAGAAAAGACTTAAACTATTGTGATTTAGGTGGTGCTTCTTGTGAAATTTCAAATGATAAGTTTAGCAAAAGTTATGATTTTGGAATTATTAGTTTTTATGAAAGAATGCATTTTAAAGCCATAAAACCAAGTGCTTATGTAAGATTTTTTAAAAAATACCCGCAAAATCTTGCGCGTATTAAAGATGAAAAATTAAAAATTCATCTAAGCCCCTACCCTGCACATTTAAAGCAACTTGCCTTAAAAGCTTTTGATCTTAGTAAAGATTTAAAATTAAAAGGAAATTTTTTCATACTAAATTCAGGAGTACCTACTACACTTTGTGCATATAAACAAAACATAAAATACAAAGATTACTTAGAAGAAAGTGTAAATGGTAAAATACTCAAACGTAAAGATTTTTTTGATTTTGCATTAAAAATTTGGAATTTAGAACAAGAAAAAGCTAAAATTTACCTTGGAGAAAACAGAAAAAAATACCTCATAGCAGGCTCAATGATACTTTTTGCTTTATTTAATAAACAAAAGCTCATTGTAATTGATGATGGTGTTAGAGAAGGTGTGTGTATAGCACATTTTAAAAATATCAAATTTTAA
- a CDS encoding GatB/YqeY domain-containing protein, producing the protein MSLKDQILEDIKEAMRNKDDFKRNTLRTLNASFKQIEVDERITLDDERIYKIIASEIKKRNEAALAFSKGSREDLAQKELQEVAILSTYLPKQLSDEELESELKKLIEKLQISSLKEQGILMKEAKVIFGASVDGKRLNEMVRKLLA; encoded by the coding sequence ATGAGTTTAAAAGATCAAATTTTAGAAGATATTAAAGAAGCTATGCGTAATAAAGATGATTTTAAAAGAAACACTTTAAGAACGCTTAATGCTAGCTTTAAACAAATAGAAGTTGATGAAAGAATCACACTTGATGATGAAAGAATATATAAAATCATTGCGAGTGAGATTAAAAAACGAAACGAAGCTGCGCTTGCTTTTAGCAAAGGCTCTAGAGAAGATTTAGCACAAAAGGAACTCCAAGAAGTAGCTATTTTAAGTACTTATTTACCAAAACAACTTAGTGATGAGGAATTAGAAAGTGAGCTTAAAAAACTTATAGAAAAATTACAAATTAGCTCTTTAAAAGAACAAGGTATATTAATGAAAGAAGCTAAAGTAATTTTTGGTGCAAGCGTTGATGGTAAAAGACTTAATGAAATGGTAAGAAAGCTTTTAGCATGA
- a CDS encoding DNA/RNA endonuclease G: MKKFLTLCALALSSFAYTQYELHPSFKEYFKDCSLLMDKYYYINCYDYNYKGTKAIAYKLEAKILNQGHIKKRPRFQDDTNIPKKYRTYWEDYLRSGYTRGHVVPNQSMNATPQAQLSTFLMSNITPQKKDINAEIWNEIEQRERYLAKKNKELEVLNLVLYDDKPKRIKNNIAIPSFYVKILKAKNFSECYKVPNNDNFARFDRNYFKEDCRKYIKY, from the coding sequence ATGAAAAAATTTCTAACACTTTGTGCTTTAGCTTTAAGCTCTTTTGCTTATACTCAATATGAACTACACCCTAGCTTTAAAGAGTATTTTAAAGATTGCTCTTTATTGATGGATAAATATTATTATATTAATTGTTATGATTATAATTATAAAGGCACTAAGGCTATTGCTTATAAATTAGAAGCTAAAATTTTAAATCAAGGACACATCAAAAAACGTCCAAGATTTCAAGATGATACCAACATACCCAAAAAATACAGAACTTATTGGGAAGATTATCTAAGAAGTGGTTATACAAGAGGGCATGTCGTGCCAAATCAATCCATGAATGCAACCCCACAAGCCCAACTTAGCACTTTTCTAATGAGTAACATAACTCCGCAAAAAAAAGATATCAATGCAGAAATTTGGAATGAAATCGAACAAAGAGAAAGATATTTAGCAAAGAAAAATAAAGAATTAGAAGTCTTAAATTTAGTACTTTATGATGATAAGCCAAAACGCATTAAAAACAACATAGCCATTCCTAGTTTTTATGTCAAAATTCTTAAGGCTAAAAATTTCAGTGAATGCTATAAAGTGCCAAATAATGATAATTTTGCAAGATTTGATAGAAATTATTTTAAGGAAGATTGTAGAAAATATATCAAATACTAG